The Kribbella sp. NBC_00662 nucleotide sequence GTCGTTTGAGGCCCATTGCGTTTATTGCGTTTATTGCGGATACTTCATTTGTGGATCGCTGATCAGCACCGGCGAACCCAGGAGGAGCCGCAATGAGTCCCGCAGAGCCCGCACCGATCCGTCCGGACGCCACTGAAGTCAAGGCGGCCGGCGTTGCGATGCGTCGCGTCAAGAAGTACCTGTCTACCCACGCTGACGAGCGCGATATCCGCGTCGTGGTTGGTGGGGATCCAGACGACACCCTGTCCCTGCCGCGGGGTGCTGTTGAGCTCCTGGCGCGGATCCTTGCGCACATGGCAGCCGGGCAAGGAGTGTCGGTGGTGCCGGCTCACGCCGAGCTGACAACCCAGCAGGCGGCAGATCTGCTGAACGTCTCCAGGCCCTATCTCATCGGTCTGCTGGATGCGGGCGAGATCGAGTATCGGAGAGTCGGGAAGCATCGGCGAGTGCGTGCGGCCTCCCTGATGGATTACAAGCGCAAGGACGACCACGAGCGCCGCGAAGTCGCCGACGAACTGACGGAGCTCAACCAGGACATGGGTCTGTACTGACGTGCCATTCATCGTCATCTACGACGCGAACGTTCTCTACCCGAACAGCTTGCGAGACCTGCTCATCCGCGTCGCCCAGGCCGGCCTGGTCCGGGCCAGATGGACCGAGCAGATCCTCGATGAGACCTTCCGCGACCTCAAGGAGAATCGGCCCGACCTCGACCCGGCCAAACTCGATCGCACCCGGGAACTGATGAACAAAGCGATCCGGGACGTGCTGGTCACCGATTACGAACCCCTCATCGACGTGCTCGACCTGCCCGACGCGGACGACAGGCACGTGCTCGCGGCCGCGATCAAGGCCAACGCGCAAGTAATCGTCACCGAGAACACGAAGGACTTTCCGCAGAAGACGTTGGCATCGTGGAACATCGAGGCTCAGGCTGCAGACGACTTCGTGCTTGATCTGATCGATCTGAATCAGCAGGCGGTCTATGCACAGGTGCAGCGGATGGCCGACGCGTGGAGGAACCCGCCAGGCACGGTCGAGGACGTTCTCGACTCCCTCGAGCACCTCGGCCTGATCGGAAGCGTCGCCGCTCTGCGCGGCTGACAAGCTGCCGACAGTCCGTCAGCTGTCTGTGTGCCAGGTTTGCCAGAGTTGGCCGTAGGGGCCGTTGGTGGTTACCAGGGCTTGGTGGGTGCCTAGTTCTACTAGCTGGCCGGCTTCCATGACGGCGATTCGGTCGGCGTCGTGGGCGGTTTGTAGGCGGTGGGCGATCGCGATGACGGTGCGGCCGCGTAGTACGGCGGCCAGGGACTGTTCGGTTTGGCGGGCTGTTTTGGGGTCCAGGAGGGCGGTGGCTTCGTCGAGGATGAGGGTGTGGGGGTCGGCCAGGACGACGCGGGCGAGGGAGAGTTGCTGGGCGCTCGCGTCGTCGAGGGTGGTTTCCTCGCCGATCTCGGTGTCGAGGCCGTGGGGGAGGTCGTTCCACCAGGTGGCTCCGACGGCGTTGAGGGCGGCGTACAACTCGTCGTCGGTCGCGGTCGGCTTCGCGATGAGCAGGTTGTCGCGGACGGTGTCGTGGAAGACGTGGTGGTCCTGCGTGATCAGGACGACGTGTTCGCGCAGCTGG carries:
- a CDS encoding helix-turn-helix domain-containing protein yields the protein MSPAEPAPIRPDATEVKAAGVAMRRVKKYLSTHADERDIRVVVGGDPDDTLSLPRGAVELLARILAHMAAGQGVSVVPAHAELTTQQAADLLNVSRPYLIGLLDAGEIEYRRVGKHRRVRAASLMDYKRKDDHERREVADELTELNQDMGLY
- a CDS encoding PIN domain-containing protein, whose translation is MPFIVIYDANVLYPNSLRDLLIRVAQAGLVRARWTEQILDETFRDLKENRPDLDPAKLDRTRELMNKAIRDVLVTDYEPLIDVLDLPDADDRHVLAAAIKANAQVIVTENTKDFPQKTLASWNIEAQAADDFVLDLIDLNQQAVYAQVQRMADAWRNPPGTVEDVLDSLEHLGLIGSVAALRG